One region of Rubripirellula tenax genomic DNA includes:
- a CDS encoding HlyD family secretion protein, translating to MIQRTKSTCNLIVALSVFAIFAHAPATADEPITFDQLIITVIDSVEVPASRTGVIATVSVHEGDTVRTGQTIANTDDREARVKAAIAQTQLDILQSTADNDLATEKAEAELGAQRQSAKEHLVRQKIADRLATNDVQIQASEKSAAVAKNELDRALRSRAEYSESVSASEIEGLRLTYERSQLESEQATFERAVDRLKAQAESEAASRHVWAIQQFTLALEQSKADQHIADLNLQLGRRQSELATLETERHRVVSPLDGVVAEVFQRAGDWVTEGEPIARVIRLDRLRAEGFASFDQLSELRKKPRVDLIIEIGNGEQVERTGTVVFVSPEIDPVNNEVKFWIEFDNPAMDVLPGMRLSARRKS from the coding sequence ATGATTCAAAGAACCAAATCGACGTGTAACCTGATCGTAGCCTTGTCGGTCTTCGCGATATTCGCCCATGCGCCGGCAACCGCCGATGAACCGATCACGTTTGACCAGTTGATCATCACCGTGATCGATTCGGTCGAAGTCCCTGCGTCGCGGACTGGCGTCATTGCGACGGTATCGGTTCACGAAGGCGATACCGTCCGAACAGGACAAACGATCGCCAATACCGACGACCGAGAGGCACGCGTCAAAGCAGCCATCGCGCAAACGCAACTCGATATTCTTCAAAGCACCGCCGACAATGACCTGGCAACCGAAAAGGCCGAAGCCGAACTAGGGGCTCAGCGCCAATCGGCCAAAGAACATCTGGTTCGCCAGAAGATCGCTGACCGTTTGGCTACCAACGATGTCCAAATTCAAGCGTCGGAAAAGTCAGCCGCCGTTGCCAAGAACGAACTCGACCGGGCGCTTCGATCACGCGCCGAGTATTCCGAAAGTGTGTCAGCATCAGAGATCGAAGGACTTCGATTGACATACGAAAGGTCGCAACTGGAAAGTGAACAAGCCACGTTTGAACGGGCCGTCGATCGACTCAAGGCGCAAGCCGAATCCGAAGCCGCGTCGCGGCACGTTTGGGCGATCCAGCAATTCACGCTAGCCCTGGAACAATCCAAAGCCGACCAGCACATCGCTGACTTGAACTTGCAACTCGGCCGACGCCAAAGCGAATTGGCGACTCTGGAAACCGAACGTCACAGGGTCGTGTCGCCTTTGGATGGAGTTGTCGCGGAAGTCTTTCAACGCGCCGGCGACTGGGTGACCGAAGGCGAACCGATCGCCCGAGTGATCCGGTTGGATCGATTGCGTGCAGAAGGATTCGCGTCGTTTGATCAACTGAGTGAACTGAGAAAGAAGCCCCGCGTTGATTTGATTATCGAAATCGGCAACGGCGAACAAGTCGAACGAACGGGGACGGTCGTGTTTGTCAGCCCCGAGATCGATCCGGTCAACAACGAAGTCAAGTTTTGGATCGAGTTCGACAACCCGGCGATGGACGTATTGCCCGGTATGCGATTGAGCGCGAGGCGGAAAAGTTGA
- a CDS encoding efflux RND transporter periplasmic adaptor subunit: MIDRHRNDDDLLWDQCQRLIQSLEAKAREPSTSPADTHDFLSELASGLRQTTAADAAIVRLQSEAASTTIVCDPIALISGDENKHESISASSSAGGNDLLHVEARFHQPVPLARRQAIEQLVSVLSDLAIAPYMRGKIQSLAARLKDQDDRDDWIAEMHQGTHLTESFAAIASATSRRLSIDRISLLRVKAKTKAVRLVATSTHSTIDRRAHDVQALRQLARLTIQRESSIRHSIGANSRSTDEASEVLDAYIDHSGCREILLQPIFGPDDHDPIAVIALEMFRISTDGPQSLTQAWDTVDAPVTGAIQQAIVRHESALSSVAMQWFDFATTRKRTTAVAVAAAIAIAGWFPVAFDVPVEGKVVASNQSRIFAPTEAIVTEVFVSDGQHISAGQKLMALRSPQLDLDQQAIIAQLESAKAKRDSIAALRSSGGRDAKSSADQQTLDAEIAGLMRQRDAIDDQRQQLIVTSPIDGIVDHWNMDTSLARRPVSHGQYLLSVISPADGWNAEIEIPDQSIAHVAGTQNKGPTRCSLKLRSDPTQTIAGSIDRVSGVADVNAAGKSVVRAIVSIESGDGSAMRQGASVVARIHCGKRSAAFVYLQSFIQWYRQQSWF; this comes from the coding sequence ATGATCGATCGACACCGAAATGACGACGACCTGTTATGGGACCAATGCCAACGGCTGATCCAATCGTTGGAGGCGAAGGCGAGGGAACCATCGACGTCGCCCGCGGACACGCATGATTTTCTTAGCGAACTCGCGAGCGGGCTTCGTCAAACGACGGCCGCCGATGCGGCGATCGTTCGTCTTCAATCGGAAGCTGCGTCCACGACGATCGTGTGCGATCCAATCGCCCTCATTTCAGGCGACGAGAATAAACACGAATCGATCTCCGCATCGTCGTCGGCCGGCGGCAACGATTTGCTGCACGTGGAAGCTCGCTTCCACCAGCCGGTTCCGCTCGCGCGGCGACAAGCCATCGAGCAGCTCGTTTCGGTTCTTTCCGACCTGGCAATCGCTCCCTACATGCGAGGGAAAATTCAATCGCTTGCCGCGCGACTAAAAGACCAGGACGATCGAGACGATTGGATCGCGGAAATGCACCAAGGCACGCACTTAACCGAATCGTTCGCCGCGATTGCGTCCGCGACAAGCCGCCGATTGTCGATCGATCGAATCAGCCTGCTGCGCGTCAAAGCGAAAACGAAAGCCGTTCGGTTGGTCGCGACGTCGACGCACTCGACCATTGACCGCCGCGCCCACGACGTACAAGCACTGCGACAGCTCGCCCGATTGACGATCCAGCGTGAATCCAGCATCCGCCACTCGATTGGTGCGAACAGCCGATCGACGGACGAAGCTTCCGAGGTGTTGGACGCTTATATCGATCACTCCGGTTGCCGAGAAATATTGCTCCAACCGATTTTTGGCCCCGACGACCACGATCCGATCGCCGTCATCGCATTGGAAATGTTCCGAATTTCAACGGATGGACCGCAGTCGCTGACGCAAGCCTGGGACACCGTCGACGCGCCCGTCACGGGTGCAATCCAGCAAGCCATCGTTCGGCACGAATCCGCGCTGTCGTCGGTAGCCATGCAGTGGTTCGATTTCGCCACGACGCGAAAGCGGACCACGGCCGTCGCCGTTGCTGCCGCGATTGCGATCGCCGGCTGGTTTCCGGTGGCGTTTGATGTTCCCGTCGAAGGGAAAGTGGTGGCGTCGAATCAGTCTCGTATATTTGCGCCGACGGAAGCCATCGTTACCGAAGTCTTTGTTTCGGACGGCCAGCACATCTCTGCCGGCCAGAAGTTGATGGCACTTCGAAGTCCACAGCTTGATCTCGACCAGCAAGCAATCATTGCCCAACTTGAATCCGCCAAAGCGAAACGAGACTCCATCGCCGCACTGCGCAGCAGCGGTGGCCGTGACGCAAAGTCGTCGGCCGACCAGCAGACGCTCGACGCGGAAATCGCCGGCCTGATGCGCCAACGCGATGCCATTGATGATCAACGCCAGCAATTGATCGTCACCAGCCCGATCGACGGAATCGTCGACCACTGGAACATGGACACGTCGCTGGCGCGGCGACCGGTTTCGCATGGTCAGTATTTATTGAGTGTGATTTCGCCCGCCGATGGCTGGAACGCAGAGATCGAAATTCCCGATCAATCGATCGCGCATGTTGCCGGGACGCAAAACAAGGGTCCCACACGATGTTCGCTCAAACTGCGATCCGATCCGACTCAAACGATTGCCGGTTCGATCGATCGCGTGTCGGGAGTCGCCGACGTCAACGCGGCGGGAAAATCTGTCGTCCGCGCGATCGTGTCCATCGAATCGGGGGACGGTTCGGCGATGCGACAAGGCGCGTCGGTCGTCGCTCGCATCCATTGCGGCAAACGTTCCGCCGCCTTTGTTTATCTGCAAAGCTTTATCCAGTGGTATCGCCAACAGAGTTGGTTTTGA
- a CDS encoding TolC family protein, whose amino-acid sequence MTPVGCRAYRDIPQTIGNNTAQIDALMIEVDAGAPAMSTSIAFAHQAATAPMTLRSPEDFDNATYRDLSLEQAVQLAVDSADVLRDLGATVLRSPGQVTTTEALGLVQTDPQSSIEAALSAYDAQFYAFGKWQNNDRRFNNRFFGGGSTAFKQDTHDYVAQLSKRTATGAQFAVRSVTDYDANNATGNLFPSAWQTQLHAEARQPLLQGGGLTFNRIAGPGAQPGVYNGILIAKVNSDITASKFRSQTRDFVSDVMNAYWDLYFAYRDLDAKRDALERARQTWESFQAQKTSNRKSGASEALAREQYYRFKAELQDAIAGKLAQRTQVDNSSSGGTFAGQGGVQACERKLRLLIGLPISDGTLIRPSDEPNDAPIVFDWDSISAEAIQLRSELQQQRLTVKRREMELLAAKNFLMPSLDLVSIYRLRGLDKHLAGNDSAFAEVGSLDYQEYEASVELRLPVGFRQGHAAVRHARFQVSREKAILHEQERQVLHDLTAVVADVDRAFAQVQTSLNRFLAASEALDVLEANRKAGLPVNLEQLLDAQRRISESQSRYYLSLVEYTIANKNIQFEKGTLLETANLMIADLP is encoded by the coding sequence ATGACCCCGGTGGGGTGCCGAGCCTATCGAGACATTCCGCAGACGATCGGGAACAACACCGCTCAGATCGACGCATTGATGATCGAAGTCGATGCCGGCGCGCCCGCGATGAGCACCAGTATCGCATTCGCGCACCAGGCCGCAACCGCGCCGATGACGCTGCGATCGCCCGAAGACTTCGACAACGCCACTTACCGCGACCTATCACTGGAACAAGCGGTGCAGCTTGCAGTCGACAGCGCGGACGTGCTGCGTGACCTTGGTGCGACCGTGTTGCGTTCGCCGGGCCAAGTGACAACGACGGAAGCATTGGGGTTGGTCCAAACGGATCCCCAATCGAGCATCGAAGCTGCTTTATCGGCTTACGATGCCCAGTTTTATGCCTTTGGAAAATGGCAGAATAACGATCGACGTTTCAACAACCGATTCTTCGGTGGCGGATCGACGGCGTTCAAGCAGGACACGCACGACTACGTCGCCCAGTTGTCCAAACGCACGGCGACGGGTGCGCAATTCGCCGTTCGAAGTGTTACGGACTACGACGCCAACAACGCGACGGGAAATTTGTTCCCCAGTGCATGGCAAACACAATTGCATGCCGAAGCGAGGCAACCGTTGTTGCAAGGCGGCGGCTTGACGTTCAATCGAATCGCCGGACCGGGCGCCCAACCGGGCGTCTACAACGGTATTCTGATTGCGAAAGTCAACAGCGACATCACTGCGTCGAAATTTCGAAGCCAGACGCGCGACTTCGTCAGCGATGTGATGAACGCGTATTGGGATCTGTATTTCGCGTATCGGGATTTAGATGCCAAACGCGACGCGCTCGAACGGGCACGGCAAACCTGGGAGAGCTTTCAAGCTCAAAAAACCAGCAACCGCAAATCGGGTGCATCCGAGGCGCTTGCTCGCGAACAATACTACCGATTCAAAGCCGAACTGCAGGACGCGATCGCGGGCAAGTTGGCCCAGCGGACACAGGTCGACAACAGCAGCTCGGGCGGAACATTCGCGGGCCAGGGCGGCGTGCAAGCGTGCGAACGGAAGTTACGTTTGCTGATCGGATTGCCGATCAGCGACGGAACGCTGATCCGTCCGTCGGACGAACCCAACGACGCGCCCATCGTGTTCGATTGGGATTCGATTTCGGCGGAAGCCATTCAACTTCGAAGCGAGCTCCAGCAACAACGTCTGACCGTCAAGCGTCGCGAAATGGAATTGCTGGCGGCGAAAAACTTTTTGATGCCGTCGCTCGATCTGGTTTCGATCTATCGGTTGCGAGGACTCGACAAGCATCTAGCCGGCAACGACAGCGCCTTCGCAGAAGTCGGCTCACTCGACTATCAGGAATATGAAGCGAGTGTCGAATTGCGGCTGCCCGTCGGTTTTCGGCAGGGTCACGCCGCGGTACGGCACGCCCGATTCCAGGTCTCGCGAGAGAAAGCCATTCTGCACGAACAAGAACGTCAGGTCTTGCACGACTTGACGGCGGTGGTAGCGGATGTCGATCGTGCTTTCGCGCAAGTTCAAACCAGCCTGAATCGTTTTCTCGCGGCGAGCGAAGCCCTTGATGTGCTGGAGGCGAATCGAAAGGCCGGACTCCCCGTGAATCTGGAACAATTATTGGACGCACAGCGGCGGATCAGCGAGTCGCAGAGCCGGTACTATCTTTCCTTGGTCGAATACACGATCGCGAACAAGAATATTCAGTTCGAAAAGGGCACATTGCTGGAAACGGCGAACCTCATGATCGCGGATTTGCCTTGA
- a CDS encoding apolipoprotein acyltransferase, whose translation MNVELLLQHFHTRSQHSPEQASDPDSLIGFFQNFRPGGEALQDLFSSLDLGGTEIAEDLNARISELFEVAGDDRRPQGGRDAYFVVRKPVPLDPSLASDWANQWLSHVRDLAISVGDFELVESLDPTPTIRVLEGMPPKHPKAEDEKASLLKLIEQNLPMLVQRIDAGPVPAVLRPAYYFIACDAALRDYLMWPLYATAAGIQDPFLPYFRLWRHGVKYRIFEDNKMDLYLPRPTAVIGVPAS comes from the coding sequence ATGAACGTCGAACTTCTTCTACAGCACTTTCATACTCGGTCCCAACATTCGCCCGAACAGGCTTCGGATCCCGATTCCTTGATCGGGTTCTTCCAGAACTTTAGGCCTGGTGGGGAGGCGCTTCAGGATCTATTCAGCAGCCTTGATCTTGGCGGCACCGAGATCGCGGAGGATCTAAACGCTCGGATATCCGAGCTTTTCGAAGTCGCAGGCGACGATCGACGACCGCAGGGAGGACGTGACGCGTACTTTGTGGTGCGCAAACCGGTGCCGCTTGACCCATCGTTGGCCAGCGATTGGGCGAACCAGTGGTTGAGCCATGTTCGCGATCTGGCCATTTCGGTGGGCGATTTCGAGCTGGTCGAATCGCTTGATCCGACGCCCACGATTCGCGTGCTGGAGGGCATGCCACCGAAGCACCCGAAGGCCGAGGACGAAAAAGCCTCGCTTTTGAAATTGATCGAGCAGAATCTGCCGATGCTCGTTCAACGAATCGACGCCGGGCCTGTGCCAGCGGTTCTGCGTCCGGCGTACTACTTTATCGCGTGTGACGCGGCGCTTCGCGACTACTTGATGTGGCCGCTTTATGCGACAGCCGCTGGAATCCAAGATCCATTCCTCCCCTATTTCCGTTTGTGGCGGCACGGCGTGAAGTACCGAATCTTTGAAGACAACAAGATGGATCTTTACCTTCCCCGTCCAACGGCGGTGATCGGCGTGCCGGCAAGCTGA
- a CDS encoding hemolysin family protein gives MTGTLFHLFAAAEVEVEIATDSAMGGATGTLIYMAAAFFLIVLNGFFVAAEFSLVKVRISRIEQLERDGKLFARTAKWLAKRLDESLSACQLGITMASLALGWVGEPAFVRIVAPVLAWFGMTDPRLSHILGFTIAFSLITGLHLVVGEQFPKIFAIRRPEQMLLWCAIPLKFFYVILFPFLTVLNVVTAFLLRLVGIKGAAEHDGPNTEEEIRALLREAHVHGNLSRNEHSLINNVFEFDDMIVRRVMVPRGDVEFFDINEPVSKFRDLVRQTMHTRYPVCDRSLDKVIGIIHIKDLLVIPPDDDGFDLRSIIRPPKKVHETMPISRVLRHFQATHQLMAFVIDEYGTITGMVTLENVLEKIVGEVDDEFDSADPNVVPVGQGEFIINGITGLDEVRRRLSIPLDESEEADTISGLLMDVKQKILVAGDKLEVVGANVEVLEIRNDSATKLRFKLVEAVPDGNQS, from the coding sequence ATGACCGGCACGCTTTTTCATCTTTTTGCCGCAGCCGAAGTCGAAGTTGAAATCGCAACGGATTCCGCCATGGGCGGGGCAACCGGGACGCTCATCTACATGGCAGCCGCCTTCTTTTTGATCGTCTTAAACGGCTTTTTCGTTGCTGCGGAGTTTTCGTTGGTCAAGGTTCGGATCTCCCGAATCGAACAACTCGAACGCGACGGGAAGCTGTTTGCTCGGACGGCGAAATGGTTGGCCAAGCGATTGGACGAGTCGCTGTCGGCGTGCCAATTGGGGATCACGATGGCGTCGCTTGCCCTGGGTTGGGTCGGCGAACCAGCGTTCGTACGCATTGTTGCCCCAGTGTTGGCATGGTTCGGAATGACCGATCCGCGACTTTCGCACATCCTCGGTTTTACGATCGCGTTTTCACTGATCACCGGGTTGCACTTGGTGGTGGGTGAACAGTTTCCAAAGATTTTTGCCATCCGGCGACCCGAGCAAATGTTGCTCTGGTGCGCGATACCGCTGAAGTTTTTCTATGTCATCTTGTTCCCATTTTTAACGGTGTTGAATGTCGTGACGGCATTCTTGTTGCGACTGGTGGGAATCAAAGGTGCCGCCGAACACGACGGACCGAACACCGAAGAGGAAATTCGTGCGCTGCTTCGCGAGGCGCATGTCCACGGCAATCTGAGCCGTAACGAACACTCTTTGATCAACAACGTGTTCGAGTTTGACGACATGATCGTGCGTCGCGTGATGGTGCCCCGCGGGGACGTTGAGTTTTTTGACATCAACGAACCTGTTTCGAAATTTCGTGACCTCGTTCGCCAAACGATGCACACTCGCTATCCGGTTTGCGATCGTTCGTTGGACAAAGTGATCGGCATCATCCACATCAAAGACCTGTTGGTGATTCCGCCTGACGACGACGGTTTCGACCTGCGGTCCATCATTCGGCCGCCAAAGAAGGTTCACGAGACGATGCCGATCAGTCGCGTGCTAAGACACTTTCAAGCCACGCATCAATTGATGGCGTTCGTGATTGACGAGTACGGAACGATCACCGGGATGGTGACGCTAGAGAATGTCTTGGAGAAGATCGTTGGCGAGGTTGACGACGAATTCGATAGCGCAGATCCGAACGTCGTGCCGGTCGGCCAAGGAGAATTCATCATCAACGGGATAACCGGGCTTGATGAAGTTCGTCGTCGTTTGTCGATCCCGCTGGACGAGTCGGAGGAAGCCGACACGATCAGTGGTTTGCTGATGGACGTAAAGCAAAAGATCTTAGTCGCAGGTGACAAGCTGGAAGTCGTGGGCGCCAACGTGGAAGTGCTGGAGATCAGAAACGATAGTGCAACGAAACTGAGATTCAAATTGGTTGAGGCGGTTCCTGACGGAAATCAGTCGTGA
- a CDS encoding amino acid permease, with product MTDRAATSAPAKFGMFGGVFTPCTLTILGVIMFLRFGQVVGQAGVLHAVLIVLAAKSITTLTTLSLSAIATNTRVKGGGAYYLISRSLGVEFGGAIGILFFTAQAISVAMYIIGFTEAFAVTFPNWSAHFVAIASLVNLITFLCVYVGAGWTIKVQYFILAVLVMALASFYAGAIADFSPAYLQTNLTSNFLPGENWFTMFALFFPAVTGIMAGANMSGDLANPSRAIPRGTLLAIAVTAVVYLSQALLLGCARPSEELISNNMVIRDIAIWPMAITAGVFAATLSSALGSMMGAPRILQAFARDEIFRSLSFFGVGSGFTNEPRRATVLTFAIAQICILLGDLNAIAPIITMFFMITYGLLNLATFYEAITKNPSYRPTFKYSHWSTSLAGSLGCLGVMFLVNWKWALGSILFIGGLHWFIRSREIESRWGDLQSGVIFERARKALLRLEVEAYHPKNWRPIIMALSGTGWTRSHIPIYGHWLTSGHGMLTLAHVVSGDIEDHAERRDRYEKVLRNFIAKEQLEAFPAVTCNALLSDGIESLIQCSGIGGLRPNTVLLGWPRDESKSEAFGANIRLIARMNRSILAMRFLSYRSEDPDADDGSDVDEHWKIPTGTIDVWWRGMENGALMMLLAHLLNRNSGWRENPIRVMRVVENEEGKGEVLKHLVELGASSRITIIPEVVVSSRPPSEVIAEASASAAIVLLGFQTPEEGKEMELYRRMEDLAGDLPRILFVDSAGGMALES from the coding sequence GTGACGGATCGAGCTGCGACAAGTGCTCCGGCAAAATTTGGAATGTTCGGCGGAGTATTTACTCCGTGCACGTTGACGATCTTGGGCGTGATCATGTTTCTGCGGTTCGGCCAAGTGGTCGGACAGGCAGGCGTTCTGCACGCGGTGCTGATCGTCCTGGCGGCGAAATCGATCACCACGCTGACCACGCTATCCCTTTCGGCGATCGCGACCAATACGCGGGTCAAAGGGGGTGGAGCGTACTATTTGATCAGCCGCTCGCTTGGCGTGGAATTCGGCGGCGCAATCGGCATCTTGTTCTTCACCGCCCAAGCGATCTCGGTAGCGATGTACATCATCGGATTTACCGAAGCCTTCGCCGTTACGTTTCCCAATTGGTCGGCGCATTTCGTGGCGATCGCCAGTTTGGTCAACTTGATCACGTTCCTGTGCGTTTACGTGGGTGCGGGTTGGACGATCAAGGTCCAATACTTCATCTTGGCCGTTTTGGTCATGGCACTGGCGTCGTTCTATGCCGGAGCGATTGCGGATTTCAGTCCCGCGTATCTGCAGACGAATTTGACGTCTAACTTTCTGCCGGGCGAGAACTGGTTCACCATGTTCGCTCTATTTTTCCCCGCGGTAACGGGAATCATGGCCGGTGCGAATATGTCGGGCGACCTCGCCAACCCGTCGCGGGCGATCCCACGAGGCACGTTGTTGGCGATCGCCGTGACCGCGGTGGTGTATCTGTCGCAAGCGCTCTTGTTGGGTTGTGCCCGTCCGTCGGAAGAGCTGATCAGCAACAATATGGTGATCCGCGACATCGCGATCTGGCCGATGGCGATCACCGCCGGTGTTTTTGCGGCAACGTTGTCGTCAGCACTGGGCAGCATGATGGGCGCGCCGCGAATATTGCAGGCATTCGCTCGCGACGAGATTTTCCGATCCTTGTCGTTCTTCGGTGTTGGCAGCGGCTTCACGAACGAGCCTCGCAGGGCAACGGTTCTGACATTTGCGATCGCTCAGATCTGCATCTTATTGGGCGATCTGAATGCGATTGCGCCCATCATCACGATGTTCTTCATGATCACCTACGGCTTGTTGAACTTGGCGACGTTCTACGAAGCGATCACTAAGAACCCGAGTTATCGGCCGACGTTCAAGTACAGCCATTGGTCGACGTCGTTGGCCGGTTCGCTGGGGTGTTTGGGGGTCATGTTTTTGGTGAATTGGAAGTGGGCGTTGGGGTCGATCCTTTTCATTGGCGGACTGCACTGGTTCATTCGTTCGCGTGAGATCGAATCGCGTTGGGGCGATTTGCAGAGCGGCGTTATTTTTGAACGGGCCCGGAAGGCGCTGTTGCGTTTGGAAGTCGAAGCCTATCACCCCAAGAACTGGCGTCCCATTATCATGGCGCTCAGCGGTACCGGATGGACGCGAAGCCACATTCCCATCTACGGGCATTGGTTGACGTCGGGGCACGGAATGCTGACACTCGCGCATGTCGTTTCTGGTGACATCGAAGATCATGCGGAGCGGCGTGATCGCTATGAAAAGGTGCTTCGCAACTTCATTGCAAAGGAGCAACTGGAAGCGTTTCCCGCTGTGACGTGCAACGCCTTATTGTCCGACGGCATCGAATCGTTGATCCAGTGCTCTGGTATCGGTGGACTGCGACCCAACACCGTTCTTTTGGGTTGGCCGCGAGACGAATCGAAGTCAGAAGCTTTTGGGGCGAATATTCGATTGATCGCGAGGATGAATCGAAGCATTTTGGCGATGCGATTTCTGTCCTATCGAAGCGAAGATCCGGACGCGGATGACGGCAGCGATGTCGACGAACACTGGAAGATCCCCACCGGTACGATCGATGTTTGGTGGCGTGGAATGGAAAACGGAGCGCTGATGATGCTGCTGGCACATCTACTGAATCGCAATTCGGGTTGGCGAGAGAATCCGATTCGTGTGATGCGTGTGGTCGAGAACGAAGAGGGCAAGGGAGAGGTGTTGAAGCACTTAGTCGAACTCGGTGCATCGTCCCGAATCACGATCATTCCCGAGGTTGTTGTTTCCAGCCGGCCACCGTCGGAAGTGATCGCCGAAGCGTCCGCGTCGGCGGCGATTGTGCTACTGGGCTTTCAAACCCCCGAGGAAGGCAAGGAAATGGAGCTCTACCGCCGAATGGAAGACCTGGCCGGTGACTTGCCGCGAATCCTGTTTGTCGACAGCGCCGGCGGCATGGCGCTGGAATCGTAA
- a CDS encoding sulfatase-like hydrolase/transferase — protein MNSKIACFPVSAIRSFAILSVMLIATVTRADQPNIVFIFADDQCFETIGGLNNAAVETPNLDKLVRRGTTFTHAYNMGSWSGAVCVASRTMLNSGRFVWNANAIYDKSEKERSEGRWWSEYMKAAGYRTYMTGKWHCKANANKAFDVARDIRAGMPGDTEAGYQRPAADGSDPWSPSDPKFGGYWKGGTHWSEVVANHSQDYFSQAASRDEPFFMYLAFNAPHDPRQSPQEYVDKYPVDSIQTPENFLPVYPYAEQIGCGPKLRDERLAPFPRTPHQVNVHRQEYYAIITHMDVMIGRILDAIEKSGKADNTWIFFTADHGLAVGQHGLIGKQNLYDHSVRVPMVVVGPGVDAGKQIETPVYLQDIMPTTLELANVAKPEHVEFHSLLPMLDGEPSPYQRMYGAYLNKQRSIRTETHKLIAYPEAGVLRLYDIAADPREMKDLADNPKSKPLLQEMFAQLQDLQREMNDDLDLTALKPAN, from the coding sequence ATGAATTCCAAGATCGCTTGCTTTCCCGTCTCGGCAATTCGCTCGTTCGCGATTCTGAGCGTGATGTTGATTGCCACGGTTACGCGAGCCGATCAGCCGAACATTGTATTTATCTTTGCCGACGACCAGTGTTTCGAAACGATTGGGGGATTGAATAACGCCGCCGTCGAGACGCCCAATTTGGACAAGCTTGTGCGTCGGGGCACGACGTTCACACACGCTTACAACATGGGTTCCTGGAGCGGCGCGGTTTGCGTGGCAAGCCGCACGATGCTGAACTCGGGGCGGTTCGTATGGAATGCTAACGCGATCTACGACAAGTCGGAAAAAGAACGATCCGAGGGCCGTTGGTGGAGCGAGTACATGAAGGCCGCCGGTTATCGCACCTACATGACCGGCAAGTGGCACTGTAAAGCCAACGCGAACAAGGCGTTCGATGTCGCGCGAGACATTCGCGCGGGCATGCCAGGCGATACTGAAGCGGGTTACCAACGACCGGCCGCAGACGGTAGCGATCCTTGGTCGCCGTCGGATCCTAAGTTCGGTGGTTACTGGAAAGGCGGAACCCATTGGAGCGAAGTGGTCGCCAATCACTCGCAAGATTACTTTTCGCAAGCCGCATCACGCGACGAGCCGTTCTTTATGTATTTGGCTTTCAATGCGCCCCACGATCCACGTCAATCGCCACAAGAATACGTTGATAAGTATCCGGTCGATTCGATCCAAACGCCAGAGAACTTCTTGCCTGTCTATCCCTATGCGGAACAGATCGGATGCGGTCCGAAATTGCGGGACGAGCGACTGGCTCCGTTTCCACGAACACCCCATCAAGTGAATGTTCATCGCCAAGAGTATTACGCCATCATCACTCACATGGATGTCATGATCGGGCGAATCCTCGACGCGATTGAGAAAAGCGGCAAAGCCGACAACACATGGATTTTCTTTACCGCCGACCACGGGTTGGCCGTCGGCCAGCACGGCTTGATTGGAAAGCAGAACCTGTATGACCACAGCGTGAGGGTTCCGATGGTCGTCGTCGGTCCCGGCGTCGACGCAGGAAAACAGATTGAAACGCCCGTTTACTTGCAAGACATCATGCCAACGACGCTTGAGTTGGCAAATGTAGCGAAACCCGAACACGTTGAATTCCACAGCCTGCTGCCGATGCTCGACGGCGAACCGAGCCCGTATCAACGGATGTACGGTGCTTATCTGAACAAGCAGCGTAGTATTCGCACCGAAACGCATAAGTTGATCGCGTACCCGGAAGCCGGTGTTTTGCGGCTTTATGACATCGCGGCCGATCCCCGCGAGATGAAGGATTTGGCGGACAACCCGAAATCAAAGCCATTGCTGCAAGAAATGTTTGCTCAGTTGCAAGATTTGCAGCGCGAGATGAATGATGATTTGGATTTGACTGCGTTGAAGCCAGCAAACTAG